The genomic stretch TGATTACCTCCGTTCCTGCATCCTGTTCACTTATAATCCTGATAATATTTGGGTTGTCGGGATAAAAGAAGTAGAGCCGTTGAATCACATTTTCTAAACCCATAACCTTGGACGTATGTTCCTGGTCTCTTGAGTAACGTTTTAAAAGAGAATCTATTATCTCCTTCGGAATTCCTATACCGTCATCCCTGACCGACATAATAACAACGTTTCCCTCTCTGCGGGCGCTGACGATAACTGACCCGGTTTGGTGTGTACCTTTAAAGGCATGAATAACCGAATTCTCTACCAGAGGCTGCAGGATTAAAGCAGGTACGGCACAGCTGTCGAGCAGACCATCGGGGACATCATAAGAACAGCTGATTGTTTTAGGAAAGCGGATGTTCAGTATATAGAAATAGGAATGAAGACCTTCGATCTCATGCCGCAGGGGTACAATCAGCTTTCTTTCCCGAATATTATGCCTGAAGAAACTTGCAAGGTGTTCCATAAACTCGGCAGTTTTCTCAGCGTCTTCAATAATTGCGAGCTGGACACCGGTGTTGATGGTATTAAATAGAAAATGAGGATTCATCTGGGCCTGCATGGTGTAGAGTTCCATGCGTTTTAAGAGCTGCTCCATTTTCATGTTCCGCAGCTTCTCGTTCATGTATCCCTGTTCGATGCTTTTTTTTCGCTGAATTTCTACGATATACTGACGAATATCATTTTTCATGTTGTTAAAAGCTTCGACAACGGCGCTGACTTCGGTTACCGATGCAATGTGAATATCCTCAACATCAAAATTACCCGTAGAGAGTTCACCGGCCATTTGTGCGAGTCTGTGCATAGGATTAGTAACCTTGCTGATGGAAAAGAGCATCCATGTCATGGAAAAAAGAAAAGCAAAAATAATAGTAAGCAGATTATAGAACTGGAGATTCCTGGAAGCTTCGATAACTGATTCATAGGCCGCCAGCTGTTTACGGATTCCCGACAGACTGATGCTGTCTATTCGCTGGGCCATGTGGGCATTCATCTTGTCCATGTCTTCGTAGATCTGGGTATACTCGTTTATTGCCCGGCCCCGTTTCATATTGATGGCCTGTTCTACCATGTCGAGATAGTTCGACAACATGAAAAAGATTTCCCTTTCCGCCAGCTGATAGCTGTTGGTGTATATGGGAGTCTCATGAGGAAGCATATTTCTAAGTTTCTGCTCCTGAATTAATAAGGCTGCCAGGGCTTTTGAGGATCTGCTGGACAGGTATTCCAGCAAAGGCCCCCGGAATTCGGCGATCTCAATCTGCAGTTTCTGATAGAACTGCTCTTTACGGAACTGGTTATTAACAATTTCCTGAAGCCTCATGGCGCTATAGAAGGTGTAGGACATGGATATAACAATAATCCCGAGTCCCAGAAATATATTGAGAAAGAGTTGCAGACGAAGGGACTGTCTCATTCCTTGTTCCCGCTTCTTCTGAACTTGCTGACGTTTTGGGCTGTAATGATTTCGACTCCCGTATCAACATACCCGGGTATGTGGCCTTCATTTTGCTGATTGACCAGTATCTTAACGGCGTTATAGCCGATATCCCAGGGATGTGTTGCCACAGTAGCTTCCAGAATACCCTTTTCCACGTAATCCAGAATCGAATTTTCTGTTCCGAAGCCGATGAGTCGTACGGTGCCCACCATATTCATGTCTATGAGGACCTGCGTGGCCGCCAGGGTATCGCTGGTATCGGTAAACACGATTGTGGAAATCCACGGTTCGTTAATAAGCATCTCGTAGGTCAGCTCCTCCGCGTCCAGGGGATTCAGGTTTGTAATTTTGCTTTCCAGGGGCGTTTCTAAAAGCGGGCCGAGGATAGTTGTTATACCCAGTCCCACCAGATCCTTCTCTGCATAGATTCCCGGAGACTTCATCGAGTAGACAACAGCGATCTGGAGAGGCGATAAGCTTCGGGACTTTATGAGATTTCCGATTTTTCTGCCGATATCAAAATTGTTTGTCCCTACATAAGGCCAGGGAGAATTGTCCGATAGAGCGTGTTCTATAAGGACAACGGATATGCCGTCGTTATCAAACTGATTAAGGATCCTCCGGGCTTCTGCTTCGTCGATACTGGGGTACAGAACCACCCCGTCTATTCCGGAGAAACGGGCCATCTCCAGATCAAGAGAATCGTTGCCAATGGTATGAAAGGATAAAGCACAGCCCAGTTCTTCTGCAGCTTCTCTGGCACCATTGGCAACGGAATGGAAGAAGCTGTAAAATTCCCTGGGCAAAAAGAAGGCAAAATGATATTCCGCTGTCGCAAAATCATCACTGCTTGCGGTTATGCCCGACAATTCAATTATCGCATTTATCGAAAGGATAAAAAAGATAATGAACAGCGTGCTGAACACAAACAGCAGATATTTCTCCGTGGGTGATTTCATCTGCCGTATTATAGCATAAAAGGTTTCTCCCAATAAAATAGAAAAAACCGCGGCTTCTGATTTCCTTTGCTGCCTGGAAAAATCTGTTAGAAGGCCTCCACAACACTCACCAGGGCTCGATCCTGACCCGGATAACGGGGATTTCCGGACACGGATATTTTCTGCCGATACGCAATATCCCTGCAGGAGGTACCGAGTATGAAATCAAAGTCTCCCGGTTCAACAATTCGCCGGTAATCAGTCCCGGTAAAGGAAAGCATGTCACAGGGGACGGTGAACCGGAGACGGACGCTCTCGCCAGGAGAAAGGGAGACCCGTTTAAAAGCCTTCAGTTCCATAACCGGCCGTACCGTGCTGGCATAGAGGTCCCTCACATAGAGCTGCACAACCTGGCTGCCCTGCAGCGCTCCCTTGTTTCGCAGCCGGCATTCCAGGATTACCTCTCCATCGATGGGGACCTCTGTGGCTGGGGTGTTGAAATCCGATAATTCAAACTCGGTATAGCTGAGGCCGAAACCAAAAGGATACTCAGCGCCGAAGTCGGGCTGAATCGGCATCCCGGCGGATTTCATCTTGTAGTTGTAAAAGAACGGCATGGCTCCTGCTTTTTTTGGAATGGACACCGGCAGTTTCCCGCCGGGATTAATCTTGCCGAAAAGGGCATCGCTGATTGCCGCTGGGCCTTCCTGCCCAGGCAGCCATGCCTGAATGACCGCTGCGGCCTCACGGAAACCGCGTCCCAGGTTGTAGGGTCTGCCGCTGGCACAGACAATTATAACCGGCTTGCCGGTATCCAGCATCGCGTCGAGGAGTTTCGTCTGGACTCCCGGCAGCTCCAGGGATGAAGTATCTGAACCTTCTCCCACGGTTCCGCTGAGGAAAAGCCCTGCCAGATCTCCAACTGCAAGGATTATGGCATCAGCCCCGCTGGCTGCCTCTGCCGCTTCCCTGATCCCTGATTCATCCGTACTGATGTAAGTCTTTTGCACGTCTCCCTCCGCAGTGACATCTCCGGGAAAAACCGCTGACTCTTTGGGGCGTTGGGAAAGAATCTCACATCCCTTACGGAAAATTAAACCCGAACCGACGCGCTGTTCCAGTTCATGCTTTATAGTTGGAAGGAGCGCGCCGCTGTCTTCGACTCCGCTTATTATCAGATGTACCGGAAAGGAGTAACCGCTGTACATCCCCAGGGGATCATCAGCCAGAGGTCCGACCAGGGCCAGCTTTTTTTCGGAATTCAACGGCAGGATACCGTCGTTCCTTAACAGTACCAGTGATTTGGAAGCAGCCTCCCGGGCGAGGACACGATGTTCCGGGGTGTTAAGCTGAAGGGCCCCTTCGTCGGCGTAGGGGTTATCAAACAGCCCCAGGCGGAATTTCTGGATCAGGACCCGCTTTACCGCCTGGTCTACCAAAGAGATATCGATTCTGCCCCGGTCGAGGGCTGTTTTCAGGCCCTGGCGGTAGACCGTGTTTCCCGGTAACTCAACATCCACACCTGCACTGAGGGCGGCCGCTGCAGCCTCGCTGTAATCAAGCTGGGTACGGTGATCCGTATGCAGCTGGGAGATCCCCTCATAGTCGGAAACTATGGTTCCCTGGAAGCCCCATTCTTCCCGCAGCAGCCGGGTAAGGTATTCATGGGACTGATGCAGGGGAATGCCGTCGATATCGTGATAGGCCGGCATGACCGACGAGGCACCGGCGAGTTTTACTGCCATCTCAAAGGGGAGCAGGAAGGTGTCGGCAAGTTCCCGCTTTCCGATTCTGACCGGAGCGTGGTTCCTGCCGCCTTCGCTGAAGGAGTGTCCGGCAAAATGTTTCAGGGTGGCTACGAGACTCTTGTCCGGGCCCTGGAGTCCGCGAACATAGGCGGAAGCGGTACATCCCACCAGGTAGGGATCCTCTCCGCAGCTCTCTTCTGTTCGGCCCCAGCGGGCGTCCCTGGCTACATCCAGTACCGGGGAGAGTCCCTGCCGGGCTCCGACGGAATAGAGCTCTTCTCCTATGGCCCGGCCGACCTTTTCTACCAGCTCCGGATCCCATAAGGCCCCGTTATTTATGCCGGCGGGAAAGTAGGTTGCTCCCTGGGCCATGAGGCCGGCGAGACACTCCTCGTGGGGCAGGGCGGGAATCCCGAGGCGCGTTTTCTGGACCAGAAATTTCTGCACACGGTTAACAAGGCGGATTCCCTCCAGAGGAGATATGGGCTTTGTTCCCAGGGGGCGGGTGATTTGTCCAATTCCGTTCTGCATCTCTGTAAAAGGGTCAATCGCTGATTCGCCCATCTTGAGTCCTTCCAGTGTTCTTACTCCCAATTGTCCGCTTTCGCCTGAAAGGAGCCACAGAGAACACAACTGGGCGATCTTCTCTTCAACGGTCATTTTTGCCAGCAGGTCTTCAGCCTGTTTTGCATAATCAGTCATTGTCTTATCCTTTTATTGCCCCGACTACCATGCCTTCGATCAGGCGTTCCCGGGCAATCGCGTAGATTAAAAAGAGGGGTAATGAGGCCAGTACCAGAGAGGCCATCATCAGTGGAATCTTGGCGGTGAACTCTCCCTGGAAATTCCAGAGGGCCAGGGTCAAAGGGCGATATTTTTCCGAGTTGATCAGCACCAGGGGAAAGATAAACTCATTCCACAGCACTACGGCGTCCAGAATGATTACTGCCGTTACCGCCGGTCGGCTGATCGGAAGAATAATGTTCCAGTAGACTTGTAACCTTTTCGCTCCGTCCATATAGGCGGCTTCTTCCAGACTTCGCGGGAGTTCTCCCATAAAGGATGTAAGAATAAAGACTGTGACGGGCAGGTTGAAAGCCACATAGGGGCCTATCAGGGCACCCAGGGAATCGTAAATGCCCATAATCCGTGTAAGGTTGTACACAGGAATAAGGGTGATATGGATGGGAATCGTGAGACCTCCGACAAAAAGCAGGTAGAGCAGGTTCCTGAAGCGGAAGCGGATGCGGGAAAGCCCGAAACCTGCGAGACTGCCGGCAAGTACCAGAATAATCAGGGAGACTCCCACGGTAATAAATGAGTTTGCCGTATAGCGGAAGAAATCCTGTTCCAGGACAGTCGTGTAGTTTTCGAACATCCAGACTGCCGGAAGGTCCCAGGGATCGCCGGAGAAAAAATCCATGTTCGATTTAAGAGAATTCTGTACCAGGAATATAATCGGATAGATAGTGATAATCAGCCATACTGTGGCTAACAGATATATGATTCCCTTTTTGATCAGGGATGTACGCCGAAAATTACGTTCCACTTAATCCCTCCGATTGTTTCCCTATCTTGAGGGCCAGAATGGTTACCCCAAAGGAGAGGATGAACATTATTATTGCGATGGAACTGCCGTATCCCATTCTGAAGGTCGTAAAGGCCTGTTTATACATATAGGTGGCCATAAGCTCGGTTGCGTAGTTCGGTCCGCCTTCGGTCATAACAAAGATCAAGGCGAAGTATTTCAGGGAGCCGGTTATCGACAGAATCGATGCGGTCCGTATGGATCCCCGCAGCAGGGGAAGGGTAACATACAAAAAAGTCTGCAAGCCCGAAGCTCCGTCAATATAGGCTGCTTCGGTAAGCTCCCGGGGGATGCCGGAAAGGGCCGCGCCGAAAATGACCATATAGAGGGGAATATACTGCCAGGAGATAGTCGCAATCACAGCTCCCATCGCCAACCCCGGTTCTCCAAGCCATCCGAGTGCCAGATTCTCCAGGCCGATTTTAATAAGCAGGGTATTCAGCAGTCCGAAATTCGGGTCGTAGATAAACTTCCAGGTTATTCCTATGGCAACCGCCGATATTGTCATAGGAACAAAGAAGAGTAACTTATACGCTCCCAGGCCGCGCAGCCGCGAGGAGACAAGAAGCCCGAGAAGCAGTCCAATGGGCAGTTGAATAACCAGGGACAGGATTACAAGTTTTACATTGTTTAAAAAACTGATCCAAAAGACGGAATCCTTGAACAGGCGGATGTAGTTGTTCAATCCGCGGAAGTCGGTCATTGGCGATATTCCGTCCCATTTGAAGAGACTGTACAGGGCGGAAAGCGGAATTGGCAACAGAAAATAGAAAAGATAAATCAGAAGGGCCGGTGCAACAAAGGCAAAACCTGCCGCCATATTACTGGTTTTGGTCGTCATGTTATCCTACTATGGTGTTCGCACCCGGTGAACCCGGGTGCGAACAGACTCGAAAATATTATGCAGGGAATAGTGGACAATGGCTATTGTTCTGCCATGTACTCTTTCAGGGCTTTCTGGTGCCGTCTGGCAGCTTCTTCCGGGGTAATAGCCAGACCAAAAAGCGCCTGGGTAACGTCCTTGTGCATCTCTCCCAGCTCCGGAGGCAGATACTGATCGTAGTAGAGCTGAACTCCATTGGCGGCTTCAAAGTAATTAGCCGCTTTCTTTAAGAGAGGATCAGAGATCATGTCTGCCGCGCCCTTAACCGGGGGAACATAGCCGTTTTCGACCATGAACTGTACCCACTCGTCGCTCATTACGTAATCCCTCAGGAATATAGTAGCCAGTTCCTTGTTTTTTGATGCCTTGGAGACTGAGAAGTAGTTTTGTCCGGGGCTTCCGATAAGATTCGAGGGATCTCCTTTACCGCCTTCGATAGCCGGGAAAGGAAGTATTTCTATACTATCCAGAACCTCGGGAGCTTCGCTGGCGGCGGCACCGAGAATCCAGGCACCCATCAGCATCATGCCTGCTTTTCCAGTGTACAGCAGGTTCCGGGACTGTCCTGTGTCATAGTCCATACCGTTGAATCCCTTGGGGAAAAAGTCCCGCTTAACCAGCTCCTGAATAAGTTCACCGGTTCTTATGTACCCGGGATCCTCGAAAGAGCCTGTTCCGGCATACGCGTTGGCGAACATCTCGTTTCCGCCGATACGGTCTGCGATGTACATATAGTACATGGAGCCGGTCCACTTGGTTTTATTTGCCAGAGCAAGGGGTATGATTCCGTTGCTCTTAAGGGTTTCGCCGACCTGAAGCAGTTCTTTCCAGGTTTTCGGGGGATTCAGGTTGTACCTGGCTAATACATCTTTCCTGTACCAAAGGAATACGCCGTTAAGGCCACCGTAAGGGACGCCGTAGACCTGGTTGTCGAAACTGACAGGATCAAAGGATGCCTCCATATTTTTCGCCTTCAATTTTTCCACTGTGTCTGTTATCGGATGGACGTTATTGGAGTCGATGTAGGCTTTCAAGGTCCCGCCGCCCCAGTTATGGAAAATATCCGGGGGTGTGCCTGCTCCCATTGCGACTTTCAGCTTGGTTTTGTAGGCATCGTTCTGAATATGTACTACGTCCAGAACAACATTCGGGTAGTCCTCCATAAACTTCTGGGCACTTGCATCGACAATCTCCCTCAGGATGTTACTGGTTTGAACGTCCCAGAGTACAATCTCGACCTTCTCCTCTTTTGCGGGCGCTGCGGATCCGCCCGCTTCTTTTTCCCCTCCTGCGAAGGCAAAAGTCACAGCGAGCATAAGAATGCACACAAACGCTGTTCGTGAAAACTGTTTGATCATCAAAATCCTCCTTAGTAGAATTATGCAATACCCATTATACTTTCCATGGGTAACAAGAAAAGACAGAAGAAATCTACCTGAATGCAGCTATTCTCGACATGTAGAATTTATATGTATTGTATATCGAATATATCTAGGTTGACAGGGTACATTTCAGGGATTAGCCTGAATGGCAGTGGAAATTTACGCAGGCAACAAGTACCGGACCATGTTTGACACTGTTCGCGCCCGCTTCCGGGAAAGAAAATTCTACATTCAGCTGGTAGTTTCCATGCTTTTTCTCGCAATGCTGCCCATTTTTGTAATCAGCGCTTTTTTGTTTATCAATACACAGCGGGCCTTTGAACGCCAGATCATGGACGCCAATCTCCGTTATCTCCGGCAAACAGAAAACGCCTTCTACATAGTAAAAAACCAGATTGATTCCAGTTTTCTGCAGCTGATACTGGACAATATCGTAGCTGATTATGAAAGCTATCCAGACGGAAAACGCCTTGAAGCAGAGGCCGAATTGGGGAACCTCGAGAACAGTGAGGAGATTTCACTCTATTTTCGGGCCAAGGACCGGGTGTTTAATAAGCTCAGCGGTTTGCGCCTTTCCAACCGTTTTATTCAATCCGTTTATTACTACGATGGAGACAAACAGACGGTGTTGACCGACAGCTGGGAAGAGTATGGGATAGATGAGTACTTTGATACAAGCTGGGTTGAATTCCTGCAGGATGATTCGCGATCCGGCCTTACCTGGAATTCCCGTGTAGCCGGCTTCAGGTACGGTCCGGACCGGAACGTAATTTCTGTTCTGCTGCCATCTTTTAAAGAGAATAACGCCTTTATTGTCAACCTCGACGCCGATCGATTATACCGGCATATTGTTCAACGCACCTCGACCAGTTCTCTGACCTCCATATTTTTATTTGACAGGAACGGTGATCCGGTACTCTACGATGAACAGCTTTTCAGTCGCCGGGAGTTATCCTCCCTGATTGAGTCGGAAGATTTCGTAATTCATGATAACTCCGGAAGCCGCAGTATTCTGCGCGGAGGATCACTCCTGACTTTTGTTTCGTCTCCCCAGCTTGAGTGGACCTTTGTAAGCAGAACGGATCTGGACAGTCTTTATCAGCATGTACACTCCCTGCGGAGGGTTTTTCTTGTTGCTACAAGTATTATACTGATCCTGGCCATAACTATCGGGTTCTTTGCAACCCGCCGTCTGTACAATCCAATCTCGCGGCTTGTCTATCTCGTCGGGGACCTGCGAAAAGACCGAAGCCCGGCGACGGTACCACAACCCTCGCTGCCTCCCAGCTATGGCGAGCTCGATTACATAATCGGCTGTATTAAAGAATCGGAACAGGCCCGCCGCCGGCTGAGGACAAGTCTGAGTGAAAGCATGCCCGCATATCGGGAAAAGCTGGTACGCTCCCTTATAAAGCCTAACTCTTTTAATCCTGATCAGCTGCATTCCAGACTGGAATTTGCCTCTATTGAACTATCTCCGGAAAATGTGGCCGCCATGGTTGTTGCTGTTTCAGGACGGGAAAAGGACAACGAGAAACCCGAGGAAGATTCCCTGAAACGTCTCTGGATCGCGGATGTTATCCGTTCCTCAATTCGGTCTGTAACAACCGGCGATGTTGCTGAAACGGACGACAGCTGGTTTGTTGTTATTGTGAACAGCCAGGGGTCCATGCTGGATATGCTTTTTCATTGCGCGGAAATTATCCAGAGCTCTATAACCCGGCGGGTCGAGGCTGACTGTACCATCGGGATCGGGAGCATACAGAGCGATATCGGCGATTTGTATATGTCGTATCAGGAGGCGGTTGAAGCCCTCAAGCACGGTATGCTTGCCGGGGTGGGAGAGATAGTTCACATCCAGGATATCCGGATTGGCAAGGTGTGGCCGTCGGAACAGTTTGATGATCTGATCAATACCATGAAGGACTTCATTAAAACCGGAGATTCAGAGGCCGCCCGCAAGGTGGTTGAAGATATCTATTCAAAGTTGATTACCCAAAACCGGGAAGTGCCATACCGGGAAGTACAGAAAGTTCTGACCAAGGTTCTGATTGCAATTACCGACAGCATCGATGATGTAGGAGGGGAATGGCGGCAGATATCTCCGGAGAACGATGCTCCTTTCGCCACTCTTTCGCGGATATCCGACGGTCGTGAGGTTATTCACTGGTTCTTTGAACTTGTCGACCGTGCGTCGGAGTATATTATGCAGGCCCGGGATAATCGCAGCTGGTGTTATGCTGATAAGGTGCAGGAGCTGATTGCAAACGACTGCGGAAGAAAAGTCAATCTCCATTGGGTCGCAGCTCAGCTGAACCTGAATCCCAGTTATCTTGGACGTATATTCAAGGAGCAGATCGGGATCAATTTTATCGATTACCTTACCCGAGTACGGATAAACAGAAGCAAGGAGCTGCTCCGGGAAACGGATTTGACCGTGGAGGATGTCGGTAAAGCTGTTGGTTACAGCAACAGTTACTATTTTATAAAGCTGTTCAAGGAACATACCGGGACTACTCCGGGAAAGTTTAAAAAGACCGCCATGACCGTTACAGCAGGTCAGACTTCGCAAGACGCTGTAGATTCATGAGACATCCTATCCTGACCAGGCATTTTGACCGTCTGTATTAGAATACCGTATACTGTCTGTTTATGATAGAAAGACCCTGGTATCAAAAAAGAAATTTCGACCCTGGTTTCCCGTTCAGCATCTGGCAGACCTCCATGACCAGAGGTTTTTCCCTTCACTGGCATGAGCTGGTGGAGATTGTCTATGTCTTGGGCGGTGAAATGCATATAGCCCTTGAGGGGCAGGATTACACCGCACATAAAGGGGACATAATCATTATTAACTCGGGGCTGGTTCATGGGTACTCGAGTACCGGTCCGGGATCAGATAATTCTTTTTTTATTATCCAGTTCGGTCTTGAACTCTTTGATCAGGCCCATATTGATTTGCGAAACAGGGTTTTTCAGCGTCTTGTTTTAGGAAAACTGTCGTTCTCACGCAACAGCGAGGGGAATGAGATCCACCACCGTTTAGCAGATTCCATCTTTACCATGAACCAGGAGTTTTGCGAGAGAAAGGAGGGCTTCCACCTGGCAATAAAAGCCCGCCTGTACGATATGGCCCTGACCCTGCTGCGGGATGTTCCTGCCAGACAGGTCTCGGATAGTGAGCTGATTCGACGGAAAATGCGTAACCAGGTCCTGGATAAAATATTCAGCTTTATTCACGAGAACTTTAATCATGACATACGACTGGAAGAGGCTGCCGAGGCCGTACATTTGAGCAAGTTCTACTTTTCCCGATTCTTTAAAAGTCAGACCGGCCAGACCTTCCACTCATATTTGTCCCGGGTTCGCATCAGCCACGCCGAAGAGCTCCTTGCGGATACAGATATTCCTGTAACCGAGCTTGCGTATCAGAGCGGTTTTGCCAGCATCAAAACCTTTAACCGGCAGTTCCGGACAATTACAGGCACGTCCCCGTCACGGTATCGGGCGGGGGAAAGATAAGAGCAATATTTGAGGTGTTCTCGGCAAAAAATGGCGAGCGTGCAGAAAAAAAAGGTCCTATAATCCCCCCAAGCATGAGTAAAGGATACCCACTATGAAACGAAAAGCTTTAATACTCTGGGGCGGATGGTCAGGGCACGAACCGGAACTTGTATCCCAACGTTTCAGTAAATTCCTGGAAGAAGAGAATTTCTCCGTTGATGTTGAAACATCTCTCGATGTACTGACCGACAGACAGCGGCTTTTTAACCTGGATCTGTTTGTCCCAATCTGGACTATGGGAGAAATGGCCAAAGGTGATGCTGATCATCTGTTGGAAGCTATTGGATCGGGAGTTGGAATCGCCGGCTGCCACGGCGGAATGTGCGATGCCTTCAGGTCTAATGTGGCGTGGCAATTTATGACTGGCGGAAACTGGGTCAGTCATCCCGGGGGCGACGGCGTTCCCTACAAGGTCAACATACTCAATGCCTCCAGTCCCCTGACAGTGGGCATTGAGGATTTTACGGTGGAGTCTGAACAGTACTATCTGCATGTTGATCCGGCTGTTGAGGTCCTGGCAACAACCAGGTTTCCTGCTGTTCACTGGTACCATAGTTCAAACCGTGAAGTCGATGTACCGGTGGTCTGGACAAAGCGCTGGGGTCATGGCCGGGTGTATTACAA from Marispirochaeta sp. encodes the following:
- a CDS encoding substrate-binding domain-containing protein, with amino-acid sequence MFSTLFIIFFILSINAIIELSGITASSDDFATAEYHFAFFLPREFYSFFHSVANGAREAAEELGCALSFHTIGNDSLDLEMARFSGIDGVVLYPSIDEAEARRILNQFDNDGISVVLIEHALSDNSPWPYVGTNNFDIGRKIGNLIKSRSLSPLQIAVVYSMKSPGIYAEKDLVGLGITTILGPLLETPLESKITNLNPLDAEELTYEMLINEPWISTIVFTDTSDTLAATQVLIDMNMVGTVRLIGFGTENSILDYVEKGILEATVATHPWDIGYNAVKILVNQQNEGHIPGYVDTGVEIITAQNVSKFRRSGNKE
- a CDS encoding glycoside hydrolase family 3 N-terminal domain-containing protein, with protein sequence MTDYAKQAEDLLAKMTVEEKIAQLCSLWLLSGESGQLGVRTLEGLKMGESAIDPFTEMQNGIGQITRPLGTKPISPLEGIRLVNRVQKFLVQKTRLGIPALPHEECLAGLMAQGATYFPAGINNGALWDPELVEKVGRAIGEELYSVGARQGLSPVLDVARDARWGRTEESCGEDPYLVGCTASAYVRGLQGPDKSLVATLKHFAGHSFSEGGRNHAPVRIGKRELADTFLLPFEMAVKLAGASSVMPAYHDIDGIPLHQSHEYLTRLLREEWGFQGTIVSDYEGISQLHTDHRTQLDYSEAAAAALSAGVDVELPGNTVYRQGLKTALDRGRIDISLVDQAVKRVLIQKFRLGLFDNPYADEGALQLNTPEHRVLAREAASKSLVLLRNDGILPLNSEKKLALVGPLADDPLGMYSGYSFPVHLIISGVEDSGALLPTIKHELEQRVGSGLIFRKGCEILSQRPKESAVFPGDVTAEGDVQKTYISTDESGIREAAEAASGADAIILAVGDLAGLFLSGTVGEGSDTSSLELPGVQTKLLDAMLDTGKPVIIVCASGRPYNLGRGFREAAAVIQAWLPGQEGPAAISDALFGKINPGGKLPVSIPKKAGAMPFFYNYKMKSAGMPIQPDFGAEYPFGFGLSYTEFELSDFNTPATEVPIDGEVILECRLRNKGALQGSQVVQLYVRDLYASTVRPVMELKAFKRVSLSPGESVRLRFTVPCDMLSFTGTDYRRIVEPGDFDFILGTSCRDIAYRQKISVSGNPRYPGQDRALVSVVEAF
- a CDS encoding extracellular solute-binding protein, which produces MIKQFSRTAFVCILMLAVTFAFAGGEKEAGGSAAPAKEEKVEIVLWDVQTSNILREIVDASAQKFMEDYPNVVLDVVHIQNDAYKTKLKVAMGAGTPPDIFHNWGGGTLKAYIDSNNVHPITDTVEKLKAKNMEASFDPVSFDNQVYGVPYGGLNGVFLWYRKDVLARYNLNPPKTWKELLQVGETLKSNGIIPLALANKTKWTGSMYYMYIADRIGGNEMFANAYAGTGSFEDPGYIRTGELIQELVKRDFFPKGFNGMDYDTGQSRNLLYTGKAGMMLMGAWILGAAASEAPEVLDSIEILPFPAIEGGKGDPSNLIGSPGQNYFSVSKASKNKELATIFLRDYVMSDEWVQFMVENGYVPPVKGAADMISDPLLKKAANYFEAANGVQLYYDQYLPPELGEMHKDVTQALFGLAITPEEAARRHQKALKEYMAEQ
- a CDS encoding sugar ABC transporter permease, with translation MTTKTSNMAAGFAFVAPALLIYLFYFLLPIPLSALYSLFKWDGISPMTDFRGLNNYIRLFKDSVFWISFLNNVKLVILSLVIQLPIGLLLGLLVSSRLRGLGAYKLLFFVPMTISAVAIGITWKFIYDPNFGLLNTLLIKIGLENLALGWLGEPGLAMGAVIATISWQYIPLYMVIFGAALSGIPRELTEAAYIDGASGLQTFLYVTLPLLRGSIRTASILSITGSLKYFALIFVMTEGGPNYATELMATYMYKQAFTTFRMGYGSSIAIIMFILSFGVTILALKIGKQSEGLSGT
- a CDS encoding carbohydrate ABC transporter permease — its product is MERNFRRTSLIKKGIIYLLATVWLIITIYPIIFLVQNSLKSNMDFFSGDPWDLPAVWMFENYTTVLEQDFFRYTANSFITVGVSLIILVLAGSLAGFGLSRIRFRFRNLLYLLFVGGLTIPIHITLIPVYNLTRIMGIYDSLGALIGPYVAFNLPVTVFILTSFMGELPRSLEEAAYMDGAKRLQVYWNIILPISRPAVTAVIILDAVVLWNEFIFPLVLINSEKYRPLTLALWNFQGEFTAKIPLMMASLVLASLPLFLIYAIARERLIEGMVVGAIKG
- a CDS encoding histidine kinase; its protein translation is MRQSLRLQLFLNIFLGLGIIVISMSYTFYSAMRLQEIVNNQFRKEQFYQKLQIEIAEFRGPLLEYLSSRSSKALAALLIQEQKLRNMLPHETPIYTNSYQLAEREIFFMLSNYLDMVEQAINMKRGRAINEYTQIYEDMDKMNAHMAQRIDSISLSGIRKQLAAYESVIEASRNLQFYNLLTIIFAFLFSMTWMLFSISKVTNPMHRLAQMAGELSTGNFDVEDIHIASVTEVSAVVEAFNNMKNDIRQYIVEIQRKKSIEQGYMNEKLRNMKMEQLLKRMELYTMQAQMNPHFLFNTINTGVQLAIIEDAEKTAEFMEHLASFFRHNIRERKLIVPLRHEIEGLHSYFYILNIRFPKTISCSYDVPDGLLDSCAVPALILQPLVENSVIHAFKGTHQTGSVIVSARREGNVVIMSVRDDGIGIPKEIIDSLLKRYSRDQEHTSKVMGLENVIQRLYFFYPDNPNIIRIISEQDAGTEVIISINMEDEPCIKL
- a CDS encoding helix-turn-helix domain-containing protein, with protein sequence MAVEIYAGNKYRTMFDTVRARFRERKFYIQLVVSMLFLAMLPIFVISAFLFINTQRAFERQIMDANLRYLRQTENAFYIVKNQIDSSFLQLILDNIVADYESYPDGKRLEAEAELGNLENSEEISLYFRAKDRVFNKLSGLRLSNRFIQSVYYYDGDKQTVLTDSWEEYGIDEYFDTSWVEFLQDDSRSGLTWNSRVAGFRYGPDRNVISVLLPSFKENNAFIVNLDADRLYRHIVQRTSTSSLTSIFLFDRNGDPVLYDEQLFSRRELSSLIESEDFVIHDNSGSRSILRGGSLLTFVSSPQLEWTFVSRTDLDSLYQHVHSLRRVFLVATSIILILAITIGFFATRRLYNPISRLVYLVGDLRKDRSPATVPQPSLPPSYGELDYIIGCIKESEQARRRLRTSLSESMPAYREKLVRSLIKPNSFNPDQLHSRLEFASIELSPENVAAMVVAVSGREKDNEKPEEDSLKRLWIADVIRSSIRSVTTGDVAETDDSWFVVIVNSQGSMLDMLFHCAEIIQSSITRRVEADCTIGIGSIQSDIGDLYMSYQEAVEALKHGMLAGVGEIVHIQDIRIGKVWPSEQFDDLINTMKDFIKTGDSEAARKVVEDIYSKLITQNREVPYREVQKVLTKVLIAITDSIDDVGGEWRQISPENDAPFATLSRISDGREVIHWFFELVDRASEYIMQARDNRSWCYADKVQELIANDCGRKVNLHWVAAQLNLNPSYLGRIFKEQIGINFIDYLTRVRINRSKELLRETDLTVEDVGKAVGYSNSYYFIKLFKEHTGTTPGKFKKTAMTVTAGQTSQDAVDS